One region of Fragaria vesca subsp. vesca linkage group LG4, FraVesHawaii_1.0, whole genome shotgun sequence genomic DNA includes:
- the LOC101295994 gene encoding probable S-acyltransferase At1g69420-like, translating into MRKHGWQLPYHPLQVVAVAVFLALAFAFYVFFAPFVGKKIFQYIVIGLYTPLITCVFSLYIWCAAADPADPGVFRSKKYLNIPANEKHPRSKDSKLCGESTSSMHEANDSTVGGRPLDKDTLGKLGTPKASNSDIEMKGASSENSSCLMLLLSPCAYICNCSGSSEESSLHQTSEEGMFYCSLCEVEVFKYSKHCRVCDKCVDSFDHHCRWLNNCIGKKNYRQFFTLMVTSLLLLILQWSTGIFVLICCIIERKHISVDISTKLGSSFSLVPFVIVVAVCTLLAMIATLPLAQLFFFHILLIKKGISTYDYIIALREQEQEQQGVGGQHSPQMSPASSLTGLSSASSFTTFHRNAWCTPPRLFLEDQFDVVPPETASVSSYGKKMAVEEPTKKKNTGTVKISPWTLARLNAEEVSKAAAEARKKSKILQPVRRDAPFGLERDNSFGSSGRRMVPKPDNNRRRTTKRVRLPADLPVEALKKGPAKASDKGFTETSTSLAPLQLEARSAFQTSRAMSSSIGIAASSPESSLDSPDIHPFRVSSSGAEEARRLTGLPAAIAAAQKGIPLSRSTSDGGYDASGGEDSDRVPPSRNVERSTANWTSLLFGSEQDERVVKQKAASSSLANSRKL; encoded by the exons ATGAGGAAGCATGGATGGCAGCTCCCTTATCATCCTCTTCAG GTGGTGGCTGTAGCTGTGTTTCTGGCTTTGGCCTTTGCTTTTTATGTGTTCTTTGCTCCTTTTGTGGGGAAGAAGATTTTTCAGTATATTGTGATCGGCCTCTACACTCCTCTT ATTACATGTGTCTTCAGCCTATATATATGGTGCGCAGCTGCTGACCCCGCAGATCCAGGAGTGTTTAGGTCAAAAAAGTATCTCAATATTCCAGCCAATGAAAAGCATCCTAGAAGCAAAGATTCTAAACTTTGCGGGGAATCAACATCCTCAATGCATGAAGCTAATGATTCGACAGTTGGAGGAAGACCTCTGGACAAGGATACACTTGGCAAACTTGGTACTCCAAAAGCGTCCAACAGTGATATTGAAATGAAGGGTGCATCCTCAGAAAATTCGTCTTGCTTAATGTTGCTTTTATCTCCTTGTGCTTATATCTGCAATTGCTCCGGATCAAGTGAAGAATCTTCATTGCATCAAACGAGTGAAGAAGGCATGTTCTATTGCAGTTTGTGTGAAGTTGAG GTTTTCAAGTACAGCAAGCACTGCAGAGTTTGTGACAAATGTGTTGACAGTTTTGATCATCACTGCAGG TGGCTCAACAACTGTATTGGTAAAAAGAATTATCGACAATTTTTCACCCTTATGGTTACCTCTCTCCTCTTG CTAATTTTACAATGGTCAACTGGAATCTTCGTGCTCATCTGCTGTATAATTGAGAGGAAGCACATCTCTGTGGATATATCTACAAAGTTAGGGAGCAGTTTTTCCTTGGTGCCTTTCGTCATTGTTGTG GCAGTGTGCACCCTTTTGGCTATGATTGCAACCCTGCCACTTGCTCAACTGTTCTTTTTTCACATCCTCCTTATCAAGAAG GGTATCAGCACATATGATTACATCATTGCTTTAAGGGAGCAGGAACAAGAGCAACAAGGAGTTGGAGGTCAGCATAGTCCCCAAATGTCTCCTGCAAGCTCACTTACTGGATTAAGCAGTGCGAGCTCCTTTACTACTTTTCACCGAAATGCTTGGTGTACACCTCCGCGACTGTTCCTTGAAGATCAG TTTGATGTTGTACCCCCTGAGACTGCATCTGTTAGCTCATACGGAAAAAAGATGGCTGTAGAGGAACCAACTAAGAAGAAGAATACTGGAACGGTAAAGATAAGTCCATGGACTCTGGCAAGATTAAATGCAGAAGAGGTATCAAAAGCTGCTGCAGAGGCCAGAAAGAAGTCAAAGATCCTGCAGCCTGTGAGACGTGATGCTCCTTTTGGACTGGAAAGAGACAATAGCTTTGGCAGCAGTGGCCGCCGGATGGTTCCAAAGCCTGACAATAACAGAAGACGAACTACCAAACGAGTGCGCCTCCCAGCTGACCTTCCTGTGGAAGCTTTAAAAAAGGGCCCAGCTAAAGCTAGTGATAAAGGTTTTACCGAGACATCAACAAGTTTGGCCCCTCTTCAGCTTGAAGCTCGGAGTGCTTTCCAAACGAGCCGAGCTATGTCAAGCTCAATAGGGATAGCTGCTTCTTCTCCAGAGAGCAGTTTAGACTCACCAGATATCCATCCCTTCCGGGTGTCCTCATCAGGAGCAGAAGAGGCAAGGCGGCTTACTGGTCTGCCTGCTGCTATTGCAGCTGCTCAGAAGGGAATCCCACTGTCAAGGTCAACCAGTGATGGTGGATATGATGCATCGGGTGGAGAAGATAGTGACAGGGTTCCTCCTTCCAGAAATGTTGAAAGGTCAACAGCAAACTGGACTAGCCTTCTCTTTGGCTCTGAACAGGATGAAAGGGTTGTCAAACAGAAAGCAGCATCTTCTAGCCTGGCTAACAGTAGAAAGCTCTGA
- the LOC101297830 gene encoding uncharacterized protein LOC101297830, with translation METPSPPSLNLRAVLTETRRIINAHSRHFLALSVVFLLPISFSSTVYPTLHNLLISDHPLITSQKFFTSSDSAPPPLLTNPPPLSLSALGSITYSVFHGFYGRPVKLLSAVNSVRLSFFPLLGTVIACQLIFMLIAVVAGLFLFLFIGVFEMIGLEMELSSPYFVGLFIVVAIITLVVLLYLQVNWTLAGVVSVVEPRWGFGALRRSADLMRGMRGVGLWLMVFFGVCSGVLGLCSSVSYEWRSRDGLRNVVMIVLCSMGVMVVLLYHAAANTVLYMYCKAVNGELALEIAEEFASEYVSLPFDDGKVPHVVSVAYVG, from the exons ATGGAAACTCCATCTCCTCCCTCCCTAAACTTGCGGGCAGTCCTCACCGAAACCAGACGCATCATCAACGCCCACTCCCGCCACTTCCTCGCCCTCTCCGTCGTCTTCCTCCTCCCCATCTCCTTCTCATCCACCGTCTACCCCACTCTCCACAACCTCCTCATCTCCGATCATCCACTCATAACCTCCCAAAAATTCTTCACCTCTTCCGATTCTGCCCCTCCTCCCCTCCTCACCAACCCTCCTCCTC TCTCCCTCTCCGCTCTCGGCTCCATCACCTACTCCGTCTTCCACGGCTTCTACGGCCGCCCCGTCAAGCTCTTATCCGCCGTCAACTCCGTCAGGCTCTCCTTTTTTCCGCTGCTCGGTACTGTTATTGCTTGTCAGCTCATCTTCATGCTAATCGCTGTTGTCGCAGGACTGTTCTTGTTCTTGTTTATCGGAGTTTTCGAGATGATTGGATTGGAAATGGAGCTATCCTCGCCGTATTTCGTTGGGCTGTTCATCGTCGTTGCGATTATAACGCTGGTTGTTTTGCTGTATCTGCAAGTGAATTGGACTCTAGCTGGGGTAGTTTCTGTGGTCGAGCCACGTTGGGGGTTCGGCGCGTTGAGGAGGAGTGCGGATTTGATGAGGGGAATGCGAGGGGTGGGGCTGTGGCTGATGGTGTTTTTCGGGGTTTGTAGTGGGGTTTTGGGGTTATGCAGCTCTGTTTCGTATGAGTGGAGGAGTCGGGACGGATTGAGGAATGTGGTGATGATTGTGTTGTGTTCGATGGGTGTTATGGTTGTGCTGCTGTATCATGCTGCGGCGAATACGGTGCTGTATATGTATTGCAAGGCTGTGAATGGAGAGCTTGCGTTAGAGATTGCGGAGGAGTTTGCGAGCGAGTATGTGAGCCTGCCTTTTGATGATGGGAAGGTTCCTCATGTTGTTTCGGTTGCTTATGTTGGATGA